The genomic stretch TTCAAGTCGGTCATGATAACAGATGTAATTTCCAAGTTCAGCTATTATTTCActagaataaaattaaaaaattgttcTTGAAATTAAGTTGGATGGTTGTCATGATAAGAAAACAATGTGATCCCAAATCATTTGCTCCCTTTTGTctttttgataaaatttcaaaccACTAGTTAAACATTTGAAAGGGAAATCAACGTTAGGGCTTATATTTCTATTCTCtgctaaaaaaaaaaggatcacttGAACTTGATTACATAGTAGAATCAATTTCTGATGCCTTCATGCTTAATTCATGTTTTTGATGCTACATAACATATGGCACTGATTTAGAGTTCAAAAGTTATTTATCTCATGTAATGTTTGTTGTATGCACTAACAATTAGAGTGAACCTTATCTTGTAAATGAGCATGATATTATGACATACTGGGGAACCTTTCATTAACTTGATTGATCACCACACTTGACATATGTGGTCAAGTGTTACTCAATTTTAATCTCTTACGAAACAAATCAGAATACTTTGGGCTAGAATTATCAAGGAAACGAGAATTATAAACTAGTGGTAGAAATTTTGATGTGTTTCAGTTTATAGAATATCAAAAAGGTAACCAGCTGATCTGTGTGGTATTAAAACTCACATCTGAAAGGAATGAGGAATGGTGTAGACAAGTCCATCAAATCATTGCAAACTGAAGAGTTTCTTTATTCTTTCAGTCATGTGAAATCTCAGTTAGACAAAAACAAACATCTctcagaaaagaagaaaaaaaatcaaaccaaCTTATTCGACGACATCGcttgttttgttattttttttctcttttattttttcactGCATGTCAGTTTTAGTGGAAGATTAGCTGTATGACATGCATTGTAGAATGAGAGGTCCTGTAGAATTTCAATCATAGTGCATCAACAGACTGTGTTAATCTAGTTATGAACTGCAGCTTGATGGTTTTTGTTTTCAGGTTTCCTTGAGATGGGTTTATGAGCAAGGAGCGAGTATGATCGTAAAGACCTTGAACAAGGAGAGAATCGAGGAGAACATGAAAATTTTTGATTGGGAGTTGAGTGATGAAGACAAACACAAAATCAGCCAACTCCCACAATTCAAGAGAAACACCGTGCGTTCAATGCTCTCACCGGAAGCGGCTTCTAAGCTACCTGATGAAGATGAGGTCGTTGAAGAATAATGGAATTGGTGCTGTTAGATCTTTAAAAACAACTACAGTACTTATCTACTATAAATTAATAGTTACTACATCTTAAGATGTTTGATGAATAAAGATCTGGTGCTGGGATTTGCATTTGATATCTCTCCCTGTTTGTGTTTCGGCTGTATGCAGTTAGTTGATCTTTTGGATTTAGTGACAATCCAATGCTTatgttttcccttttctttttcttgtttttgggATACTTGTGTTATGTTGTGTTCGATAAAGGAATCATATGAACAAGTATTTTTACTAATAAAAGTAGTGATAGATTGAGATACGGAATATATTTGGTGCAAGTTTTCTTTATAATTGTGGTTGTATTCTGACCCTTCAACCAGAAAAcatttatttatatcttttgcATTTTCCAAACGAATTTTTTTGAATGTCTTTTTCAAAGAATACTattcaagaaaaaaggaaaaaaaaaattgaataccaTCCTACTCTCAAATATAATTGTAAGAGCAACTCTTTTTCCCTTGTAATAACTTTTTTGGGATGATTACTTTATTAGGATCCAAAGAAAATTACATCCAAGTTGACCTTCGTCGCACGATCTTGCATCATCTTAAAATTTCTCTATTAACCTAGAACTAGAAAAACAAATTGTAGTTAATATTCCAGACACAAGCTATACTCAAGGAGATGAATTTGAGTTGCACGAAAAAATTACCAGAAAAATGAAACAAGTAGAAAGGAGGCAATATGTCGAATAAATCAAACAAGAACATTTGATCATCATATTGGAGCTGTTTGCAGTTCTAAAATCACAtacaaattgttcaaattaagcaTCCCAAGAAGCAGTGATGGAAAAAGCCATATTGTTCTGCTCTACAAAACCAGAACATCAAAGCACAAGAAATTGTTTCCACACATGTCCAGTCTTAAACAAAATTAGCAGCCTAATCAGGTTCTTAACCATTCTATATAGAATACTGGAAGATTGTGGCAGATGTCAGAAAGAGTCTTAGCATCCAAATCCTCTTGTATGTCATAAACTCCTTTCCTAAGAATAAATTTTAAATCCTATTTAAATGTTAAAGCTTGAAAAGTTCAAATTTTTAACTTCAAATGATGTCAAATTCTGATAAAATGGTTTGGAAGTCATGAAAACTTCAAATTCATATTCTCATAGTTCTTACATAAGATTTTAGCCCATATAAGTGTTAGAAAAATTCAGTTATTCTGCTTTTTTCAACAAAACAATATAAATTTCTTCTCATGAAATGGCCAACACCTTCCACACAACAGATGATACAAGACTTGTGGGTCAAGTTGTTGTGAGTCTCCAGAAACCAGTTCATGCGATCCACTCTGGGAAAACTTTGTTCAAATCAACCAGCTTGACTTTGGGGAGGAAGACAGGAACCAAATTTGATGTCTTCCATCTCTCCTTTGTCCTGACCAATTGTTGTTTGTTGTTTAGTCAAGCTCTTATGTAGCTTTTTCAACCTGCATTTGGCCCACATAGGCCGGAGCTGACATTTGAATTCATTTTTCTCTTCGAATTAGGTTCAACTAAATCATATTAGGTCAGATTTGGTGTTGTTTCATTGCAGCACCTGTGATGAGTTTGAAGAGTCAACAAAGTACACTTTCACACGAATCATCCGACAGGGCTCACATCAAGATCTTCTGGGTCTTTTGTTTCTCTCTGCCACACCTTCTCATGGATAAGACTGTTCAGTAGTCGAGGAAAAGGCATTccgtgatggggatataaacaggaataacctttgtataggaataaatactagaagaccaaaatacgcagcggaataaaatggaaacacaatcaaacagaacaccaagatatacgtggaaaaccccttcaatgtgaagggtaaaaaccacggggcaaactagagataatccactatgagaataatgaatatacaaatctcaatctcttgcccaaaacccaagcaacaaccacaagagaataactgggatacaaggatcacgttactgcccacaatatctaaaacctcccaagtaatcacagcaagagcctactgtagatttgatctaacctgagatgagaacactgctagatgattgtgaacagtctctctgcgttgtccttgtcttcttcccttctcgtcgctacaaagatctgcctcgttgctgcctttttatagctttaatctgcctctaaaacggagccaccacacccccctaatcttaattagggttaggttaagagggggtgtgagctgtgggctgataaagcccacatgggctgaatatgggccatcagcccaacaacctccccttcagcccataagggaggctgtcccatgactcctcaatgtgaagccataccgaccaactgtcggcatatctcctgtctttcttttgttaaggtcttcgtcaacatgtctgctccgttgtcatctgtatgaattttctgaagctgcaactgcttctcttcaaatacatttcgaatccagtggtatctgacatctatatgctttgacttggaatgaaacattgggttcttacacaaatggatggcactctggttgtcacaatgcatcacataattttcctgtttcagccccaattcttgtaagaattctttcatccataacatttctttgcatacctctgtagcagcaatatattctgcttctgtggtggagagagcaatacacctttgtaacctggattgccatgacacagctccccctgcaaaagtaagtacataacctgaagtagacttcctcgtatctatatctcttgccatatctgcatctgtgtaacttgttaacgcaggtggtccacctccaaagcttaaacaaaccttagagctccctctgagatatctaaaaatccacttcactgctgcccagtgctctttgcctggatttgcaagaaatctgctagtaacacccactgcatatgcgatgtccggcctcgtacataccattgcatacattaaacttccaactgctgaagcataaggaaccttttgcattttctccttctcctcatcacttgacggactctgttctgagcacaacttgaagtgacctgcaagaggagaaccaactggcttagcattgctcatactaaatctttccaataccttctcgatgtatttctcctgtgacaaccaaatcttcttgtttttcctgtcacgagaaatctgcatgcctagtatttgctttgctggccccatgtccttcattgcaaaagactcactcagttccttcttcaacctgtcaattttagacatatcttttccaagaataagtatgtcatcaacataaagtaagagaataataaaattctcaccaaaccatttgatgtacacacaatgatctgaagccgttaccAACATTCCGTCGATGTTCTAATACTTCATGCATTTTATTACCGTTTGAAACTTTGATCCATGTTCAAGTCGAAagaaaaggtaaatagcaagaacagCTCATTTCACATCTCATGAAAAGGATTCAGACACCGTAGCGAACAGTAACTGGTAAACGCCCATCTTTACATGGATGCACAGATGCATATATGAATTCAAAAGACATTGAGCTGTCAGCTTCTTCTTAGGTCAAAAGCAGTAGATTGGAGacaaaagcatacactgagctgaTCATGTATATGTTGTTGCCTTGCACTGGAAAACTACTGCTACATTACGAGAACAATTAACCTACGCATATACAATCATTATGATGATGGATGCAGTGGTCAACGGGACTTCATCCTTTTGTTCTCACAATGGTTATTGTGCCCCTCCCTTGTGTTTGGATCCTTGTGAGGCTTACAACCGCCTTCCCGGAAAGGCCAGGGCCGTCCGGCGACACACAAGGACCGTGTGCGTACTCCCCCACCGGGTGGCGGACAGGCCGTCTCGGGCGCATTAGAACCCTCGCATTGACGTCTTCGAGCGTGACTTCCCCCTCCACTCCCCCGGGCTTCACGACAGCGAAGGGGTGCACCACGATCACCTTGGCCTTGTTCTTCTTGAATTGCCTCATGCCACATTCTAAAACCAGCACAAGAATCAGATCCTGTGCAACGAAAGGAGAACAAGAGCACACTGACCTCTTATGGCAAGCGGTTTATCTTTAGGTGTCGGAAGAGAAGGTTTTGCGTCTCTTGGCTGATGGAGATCCTTTCCATGTGGTTCTGTGGAGGACAGCAGCTCCTCatgggaggaggcggaggaagagGCGAGTGGCTCTCGTGCGAGTTGTGTCTCGGTCATTTGTGTTTTGGCCTTCAGCATCACGTTCAGTGGGTCATCATCATCTTCACGAATATTGAACCAACTCAAGTCAAGAAGATGGTTCATCAAAAAGATCATCCTATTGTCTTTAGTCATTAGATTGTTGGTCTGATCATCTCGTCCACTTTACAGTACCAGCACTAAAATAGGAGAAGTAGATACACGTAGATGTGCGTGCCAAGCTAAACTATTTGGCTAACCGGAAGGGCGTACACTATCAGCCAAGCAAGACAATAAGAAGAAGATAGCGGACGACTCCTATCCATGCGCATGACATGGGGACGGTAGCCAACTTTCTGTAAGCTCCGTATTAAATCACTTCATTATGGCCTTTGTGATAAGTGGGCTTATGTGACAGAATCACCTTTGTGATGCAGGAGAAGAATGCATTTAACACTCAATCTTACCTGGGACGATATTATTATCTTGCAGCATGCAGTTCAAATCATGCGTGGGATCTCCATAACAGTTTGAACCCCAAAACCCCTACCAGAGAAGAAGATGGAAGGAGAAAAGATAAGTGGTTGACTACGGGAGTTTAAATAGCAGTGCACTTCGCATCAAGCACCATGCATATATAATTGAAGTATGCTTGAAGAAGATCTTGGAGCTCATCGGTCGTGGCTGTCGAATCATGAGTTGGGGACGAAGCTACTCGTCTCCGCTTGCACTGGTCGGTCCACTCTGCCACTGCATCTTGCAAGTAGCCGGTCGAGGTCTGCGACGACATGGGAGGCTCCATAGCTGATGATTGTATCACCCAAAGACATGAGAAGACAAGGCCAGTGTAATTGACAGAAACAAATCGAAGAAGAAAGTGTGTTACTGGATTACCTAAAGGCATGAATTGTGGATCCCAATCCAAGGAGGGTTGGTAGGGGAATGGAAAATGGTTCTCCAAGGCCATCGCCTCTCAAGACCAAGTGTGCCGCTGCCTGCTTTCTTTCACAGTGACATGTTTGCTCTTATAAATAGGAGGCTTTTGGGAAAAGGGGCTGCCGACTTGGAAGGCGAGGAGCAGCCAGTCAATGGACGAGGGAAAGGGAAAAGGTGAAACATAATCTTCAAAGCGACCAACCCAAATGAAAGGTGGTGCGGGTTTCGTCTCTTTCTCGTGATTCGCTacgttgatctctctctctctctctctctctctattctttGGTTCATGCTGTGGAAAAGCTATTGCTGAGTACTGTGGAACAATTAACTACGTTGCATGGGTTTGGTGGGGAACTAAATTTACGGATAGGAATCATATGATCTGAAATCCCAGAGGAGGGGCTCCACATAGTAAATACCAAAAATTGATTGAAGTTTCAAACAGGTAACACTGAGCTGGAATGATCGGCTTATTCATTGTTGTGATTTGACACATAAGTCAACACATTTTGAATTAGTAGTTACATCTATTATTGAGGATTATATCTGAAATGTGAGCTAAGCAATGACCTCCACGAATCATTCTGACACTAATTGCTATTACTCCGTTACTCATGATTGGCCCAAAATAATCATGTGGTTTAagcttataattaattaatattttgtaaataatttataatttccaAAATTATTTCCAGAGCACATATGATTAAATTTGGCTTGCTTGTGCTGATGTCAGCGTGACAACGGCGTTGCGTCCAGTTGGCGTGTGCATACGTGGTGCGCAAAAGTGGGTGCTCTTGATTCGCGTTTTGCTACCGAGTTAAGGCGTTTGTTACCCTTCAATCCTGAGCAAGAAGCGAACGGGCGAGGGCGGACCCACACAGTTAGCCAACCATCACACGGATAGAGACGTGGGTAGGGTCAGGCAACCACGTCAGCGGTAAGACGATCTCGACCGTCCGATGGGAGGATGCTGCTGCTCTTTTAAGGCAACGCCAGAAAGCAAAAGGGCTCCGAAATCAAACGGCTGCCACGGTTCCAGCCAAGTACAGCAGAAGCAGGGACCACGAGAGATGGCCACCAAAAGATCATCATCCTCACAGTCTCAGGTGGTCCTAAAAGccatcttcctcttccattttcaCTTTTGTCACCCAGCGCAGTCTCGCCCATCCATGGCGGAGAACAGAGCCGGAGGGGACGAGGAACCGGCGGACGCGGTGTTGGCGGTGGTGGTGGGAGCCACCTGTCCCCCTTTGCCACTCGTCCGTCCACCACCATATCGTAGGGTAAGTACGGGCAAGACCACGTGGCTAAAGCGTTCCGGAAGCCTCGTGATTCGCGCTAGGCACGAATCCCTACGACTCCAAATTGGATGGGCCCCGTGGCCTTTATTCTCTTCCTATCCAGCGGCGACATGGCGCTTTACGCTATCGTGCTTCGATGGGAGATAAAGCGCAGAAAGCAAACCACGGCTTCATCTTTTCAATGGCTTAAGTCATATATATAGTGTTAAGTGTCTTCATCCCTGAGGAGGAAGGATTCGGCCATTAACGTTCGTGGGGGCCAAAACAGTATGCAGTTCGCTGGCGAAACACAGAAAGGCCGACACAATCATCTCCAATGATACGTCCGAAGCATCCACACTGAGCTGCGAGAGGGCCTACTCGTTGAAACCCCCGAGAACTTTGAGCTGGACAAACGTCAAAAGAAGACGAAGCCGTAGTGGAGAAGGCTTCCGACGTCGGTACAAGTACTCTGCCACTGTGCTCGCAAAGCCATTGGAGGCAGACCCAGGGAGAACTTTCGCTCGACGCGTAGGAGGACAGAGCTCCTCAGCCTCTCTTTTTTGGTTCATCTTTTGACTGGAGGCAGCAGTGCAGATTTGCTGTTGATGTTTCTGCAGCAACATTTTCCAGGACAAGGTAGCCGCTGAGTCAAGGAAAACGCAGTCCCCGGCTCACGTGATGTTCTCGTCTTGATATGGTGTTGTTTCTGAATCGTTCTGCAAAGGCAGAGTAGTGTTCCGAGTTGCAGATGCTGGGAATGGAGATTAGAAGGCTGGAGACAACAGCAACACGATAAAAGTTCATGATTTAATGCATTTGGCATGTTCATCATAATGCAAAGTAGGTTTTGTTTGATTACTGATCTCAAGAAAAAGTAAGATTTGTTTACGATAACCAATCTAACATAAATGCACTTTATCTAACCTGAAATAAAGAGTTGTATTGGCACCCTATcatctataaatatttttaactctaaaaaaaggttttttttttgcttctctctTAGACTCTCTCCACGTTTGAGTTCCACAAACTTAGATATGGAAGGACGAGAAAAATCCGACACCTGTCTTCTACAATCACCTCCGAAGAGCTTGGTACCTCGAGAACCTCACCTTGGCGCATCGAAGATCCGCCTTCGATCCTCGTCCCTAACATTGCGGCTTAGATCGGAGTTGACCTTCATCCATTTCGGGCTCGGAGCAAATCAGTCAGCCTCATCACTCTTCATTCTTTTCTATATATCAAAGCAGTAATCCAACTAAAGCTTTCACTAAATCCACCAGTACTGTGAATAATACTTCCCTAAGGAACGAGTTACGAGTCATAAGGTTCATGACCGAGATCGTTTTCTCTAGATGTCGAAGAACAATGGAATCTGCAGTCGTACAGCAATCATTGTGAATGAGAGAGAAAGACTCCGCTGCTcacaccactataaatctgggctCTGCGTCAACAGCTCATCGATCGACGATTCTCCATCCCACCACTCAACTGCTGTCactactaataaagatgtcagtcGAAGCGAAAGTGAGCTCCAATGCTAACATTCTGCTTCTGTCTCCCTTAATATCCGTATGTAGATCTCATTTCTGCATGCGGAAAGTTGTGGTGAAAGTGGACGTCCATGATGGCCAGGATAAgagaagggcaatggaagctgttTCCAGCTTTAAAGGTAAAAGCTATCTCTATCTTTCGCTCAACCTTTTCGATCGTACAAATCCTTTGTGCATAACGGCGGACTTGAAGAACAAGAAGCTCACTGTCACCGGAAACGTCGACCTCGTGGATGTGGTGAGAATGTTAAGATAACACTGGTGCGCAAAAGAACCAGAGAAGAAGACGGCAGAAcccaagaaggaggaggaggggtgAGGGCGCCATTGAGGCCGCCAAGGCATGCAAAGCGGAGTATCATTTTGTCATATACTCAAATTATAGATGTTTTCACTAAGCCACTTTAAAAGACATTCCTATGGATTTCATTCATTAATACAAGTTGGACATCCTAAACATTCATGCTCCAAATTAAATGGAGCATGAACAAAATAACAAATTAAATGAATGATTCTCCTAATTGATTGAGATAATATTTCCCTACCAACTATTACAACTTGGAGATTTTCTACTAGCAATCAACATATCTATATCTACCTTATATGACATGGACACAAAGTGAATATAATTAATGTGAATACATAATGttgacatacattagacaacatatTATCTAAAACTTGTACATATGCCTGTATATACTTATCGAAGATTCAATAAAAATTCACTTACTTGCACCATTATATGCCAATCCTCTACATATCTTGGTTTGTTCTCCACAAAAGATGTCATCGGAAGCAAAGGTGAGTCCCAGTGATAGCAGTCAAGTTATCTCTCCCCTTCTATTTCTCTCACTAAATTTCCATACGCACATCTCATTTCTGCATGAAGAAAATTGTGGTGAAAGTGAACATCCATGATGAGGAGGACAAGAGTAAGGTGATAAGAGCCACTTCCAATCTTATAGGTAAAAACTCGCTCCATTCACTAAACCATCTTTGGCTCAATCTGTAGAGAGCTAAGAATTCTTTTGTACTACGAACAGGAATCGATACGATATCGGTGGACTTGAAGGACAAGAAGCTCACAGTCATCGGAAGAATCGACCCCGTGCGGTTGACGAGAAAGTTAAGGAAACACTATCACGCTGAGATCCTCTCGATCCGctcggagaaagaagaagagaagaaggaagagccCGAGAAGAGTGAGGAGAAGGAGGAAGGAGCGGAGAAGAAGAATAAGGAGGCTGGTGCGGTCGCCAGTGCATGGAATGGTTACGATCCGCATGTGATACCGCACTACGTCCCGATCACCGAGGAGGACCCAAATGGCTGTGTGGTTATGTAGTTCTTCGTGTATTTGGTGAGGCGGCCACTGATGGCCTGAGGTGGCGCGAGTGTTCCGAGTGTTCCGAGGCCGAGAGGAGACGAACTCCGCATAGGACGTATTAGAAGACTCTTTTGAGTAATTTACATATGACACCTTTTTTTTcctgaagaaaaataaaatatattatctatcGATACTTCAACAAGTCATCACATAATCGGCACAATTTGCGAGTAATATTCAACGATCATATAAAATTATTCTCGAGAATCAACTCCTCAAGATTTTCTATTGAAGCTTTTAGATATGTTAGCACACATAGGAGGAATTTTTGTTGAGCTCGTTcttgatgaaaagaatagaagataagaacaattattgaagaagttttattgaagaaataaaaatgcttcaatacattaacttcCCTCAATAGAATCCTGATAAGGATacgacttcgtgagtagggcaagagtagATCGTTGCTACTGTTGCGATTGTTGTTGTTGTGAGGGCATaggcgttcccttcgttctccttaaattcgcctttcattctccttaagtccatcgacttttggcagatcagcgaagaatGTGGCTGCAGCGGCGTTGGTCACTGGCCGAAGACAAGACCAacgctggccgaagacaagggcgaaacttcgcttttctcaacgacgaaaCTTACACCAATCTAGTGACAAACTCTAACTCCAAAATCTTCAATATTTCAAGCAATCTTGTTCTACTTTTAACATGTATTAATTATAATTTCCACTAGCATAGGTTTTGGATCACTGAAATGGACAATTATAATTCTTGATTTGAAACCACATGAACTAATTTAAGCCCCTGTAACGAAGCATATTTTGAGACTACATTTTGTTGCACCAATTCCAGTTTTAGGATATTTAAAATGCTTACTATCTTTATTCCATCATATCAACAAAATTTAAGATATTCTTATAAAACTATTTTGAAATATCTCCAACATTCATGCTCTAATTCGAAAGGGTGTATAAGAAATAACAATGCATTGGATAAATATGACAAATTAaatgaaggattttttttttctttttcgaatGATCGAGACAAGAAATTTCCTGCCAACTATAACATATCATAGATTTTCTTAGTATGAACATATCTATATGTACCTGAATACATACATCTTATATACATTAGACAAAATATTCCTTAGAACTTGTACATGCATCTATGTGTACCCATTAACGTGAAGACATCTCTTCCTTCACACTGCTACTGATACCACTATAAACCCAAACTCTCTGTTATCAGCTCGCTCACACCATTGTGCTCTCCCAAAGAGATCCACAGTCTTGCTTCGTCTTCAATCTCGCCACTCAACCTTGATCACCGCTGAAGATGTCATCGATACCCAAAGTGAGTTCCGATGCTAACATTCAAGCTATAACAGCTGTGTCTCTGCTTGTGTTTCGCTCACTAAACTTGTACGTGCAGAAAGTGGTGGTGAAGTTGAACATCCTCGATGAGAAGGAGCAGAGAAACGCAATGAGAGCAGTTTCCGACCTTAAAGGTAAAAGCTTGCTCTGTTCGCTGCACCGCTATCTAAGGCTCAATCTTTTGCGAGTTGGGATGAAGTCTATTGTACTACGAACAGGGATTCATACGATATCGGCGGACTTGAAGGACAAGAAGCTCACCGTCATCGGAAACATCGACCCCGTGAGCGTGGTGATCAAGTTAAGGAAGCACTATCTCACTGAGATCGTCACGGTCGACCCTGCAAGTTAAGGAAGCGCTATCTCaccatagaagaagaagaagaagaaggtagaaG from Musa acuminata AAA Group cultivar baxijiao chromosome BXJ1-3, Cavendish_Baxijiao_AAA, whole genome shotgun sequence encodes the following:
- the LOC135636724 gene encoding uncharacterized protein LOC135636724 yields the protein MALENHFPFPYQPSLDWDPQFMPLAMEPPMSSQTSTGYLQDAVAEWTDQCKRRRVASSPTHDSTATTDELQDLLQAYFNYICMGFWGSNCYGDPTHDLNCMLQDNNIVPDDDDPLNVMLKAKTQMTETQLAREPLASSSASSHEELLSSTEPHGKDLHQPRDAKPSLPTPKDKPLAIRECGMRQFKKNKAKVIVVHPFAVVKPGGVEGEVTLEDVNARVLMRPRRPVRHPVGEYAHGPCVSPDGPGLSGKAVVSLTRIQTQGRGTITIVRTKG